A genomic region of Ensifer adhaerens contains the following coding sequences:
- a CDS encoding response regulator transcription factor: MVARMKILIIEDDLEAAAYLAKAFREAGIVSDHASDGESGLFMASENSYDVLVVDRMLPRRDGLSVITELRRKDVHTPVLILSALGQVDDRVTGLRAGGDDYLPKPYAFNELLARVEVLGRRKGTPEQDMVYRVGDLELDRLSHSVRRQGKEIPLQPREFRLLEYLMKNAGQVVTRTMLLENVWDYHFDPQTNVIDVHVSRLRSKIEKDFDVPLLRTVRGAGYMIKDDRAPA, from the coding sequence ATGGTCGCGCGTATGAAGATTCTCATTATTGAAGACGATCTCGAGGCGGCAGCCTATCTGGCGAAAGCCTTCCGTGAGGCAGGCATCGTGTCCGATCACGCCAGCGATGGCGAGAGCGGTCTCTTCATGGCCAGCGAGAACAGTTACGACGTTCTGGTGGTCGATCGCATGTTGCCGCGTCGTGACGGCCTGTCGGTCATCACCGAGCTCAGGCGCAAGGACGTTCACACGCCGGTGCTCATCCTTTCCGCACTCGGCCAGGTCGACGACCGTGTTACCGGCCTGCGCGCCGGTGGTGACGACTACCTTCCGAAGCCCTACGCCTTCAACGAGCTGCTCGCGCGTGTCGAGGTGCTTGGCCGGCGCAAGGGCACACCCGAGCAGGACATGGTCTACCGCGTCGGTGATCTCGAACTCGATCGCCTGTCGCATTCCGTCCGCCGACAGGGCAAGGAGATCCCGTTGCAGCCGCGCGAATTCCGCCTGCTCGAATATCTCATGAAGAATGCCGGCCAGGTCGTGACCCGCACCATGCTTCTGGAAAATGTGTGGGATTACCACTTCGACCCGCAGACCAACGTCATCGACGTCCATGTCTCGCGGCTGCGCTCGAAGATTGAGAAGGACTTTGATGTGCCGCTGCTGCGCACCGTGCGCGGTGCCGGCTACATGATCAAGGATGACCGGGCTCCCGCATGA
- a CDS encoding sensor histidine kinase, with product MSKLRVLFRTTAVRLSALYLILFSLCAAFLVFYVTGMSERLLQQQTRDSITAEVTQIEQVYTRAGMNGLLRSLERRARQPGANLYVIAGPNGEILAGNVASLEPGLLDSEGWTERPFAYQRYTDETKTDSHVALAHVLVLDNGLRILVGRDLQEPQKFRALVRQALMVALGVMGLGALVIWFGIGRNALKRIDRMSEASTKIMAGDLSQRLPMSGSGDEFDRLSESLNAMLGRIEKLNEGLRQVSDNIAHDLKTPLTRLRNKAEAALARKGTSQRGALEEIIGESDQLIRTFNALLMISRVEAGSSAAEMSEIDLSQIVSDSVELYEPVAEDVGLKLEADVAQNLVISGNRELVGQALGNLIDNAIKYADGADNPLIKVSLEKRDGHVLLSVADHGPGIPTAMHDEVVKRFVRLDESRSKPGTGLGLSLVEAVMEMHHGSLRLAHTEPAAGDGAKGLTVRMVFPVAAT from the coding sequence ATGAGCAAGCTTCGCGTTCTCTTCAGAACGACCGCGGTTCGGCTTTCCGCCCTCTATCTCATCCTCTTTTCGCTCTGCGCCGCCTTCCTCGTTTTCTACGTTACCGGCATGTCGGAGCGGTTGCTGCAGCAGCAGACCCGGGATTCCATCACCGCCGAGGTGACGCAGATCGAGCAGGTCTACACGCGGGCCGGCATGAACGGCCTGTTGCGCTCGCTCGAGCGCCGCGCACGCCAGCCGGGGGCCAATCTCTATGTCATCGCCGGGCCGAACGGCGAGATCCTCGCGGGCAACGTTGCGAGCCTCGAGCCCGGACTGCTCGACAGCGAAGGTTGGACCGAGCGCCCCTTTGCCTATCAGCGCTATACGGACGAGACGAAGACGGACAGCCATGTGGCGCTCGCCCATGTGCTGGTGCTCGACAACGGCCTGCGCATTCTCGTCGGTCGCGACTTGCAGGAACCGCAGAAATTTCGCGCGCTGGTGCGTCAGGCGCTGATGGTGGCGCTTGGCGTCATGGGGCTTGGTGCACTCGTCATCTGGTTCGGCATTGGCCGCAACGCGCTCAAGCGCATCGACCGCATGTCGGAGGCAAGCACCAAGATCATGGCGGGCGATCTTTCGCAGCGCCTGCCGATGAGCGGCTCTGGCGACGAGTTCGACCGCCTGTCGGAATCGCTGAACGCGATGCTCGGCCGTATCGAGAAGCTGAACGAAGGTCTGCGCCAGGTCTCCGATAACATCGCCCATGACCTCAAGACCCCGCTGACGCGGCTGCGAAACAAAGCGGAAGCGGCACTTGCCCGCAAGGGCACCAGCCAGCGCGGCGCGCTCGAGGAGATCATCGGCGAGTCCGACCAGCTGATCCGGACCTTCAATGCGCTGCTGATGATTTCGCGCGTAGAGGCCGGTTCGTCCGCCGCCGAGATGAGCGAGATCGATCTTTCGCAGATCGTTTCCGATAGCGTCGAACTCTATGAGCCCGTGGCCGAAGACGTAGGTTTGAAACTCGAAGCCGACGTCGCCCAGAATCTGGTAATTTCAGGCAACCGGGAACTGGTCGGCCAGGCCCTCGGCAACCTCATCGACAACGCGATCAAGTATGCCGACGGTGCGGACAATCCGCTGATCAAGGTCTCGCTGGAAAAGCGCGATGGCCATGTGCTCTTGTCCGTAGCAGATCACGGCCCCGGAATCCCCACCGCGATGCATGACGAGGTGGTGAAGCGCTTCGTTCGCCTGGACGAGAGCCGGTCGAAGCCGGGCACGGGCCTCGGCCTTTCGCTGGTCGAGGCGGTCATGGAAATGCATCACGGCTCGCTGCGTCTTGCCCATACCGAGCCCGCGGCCGGTGACGGCGCCAAGGGGCTGACGGTGCGGATGGTTTTCCCGGTGGCTGCAACCTGA